CCAGCTCAGCGCCGGTATAGCCACTTGCACCAACGATCAACGTATTCAGCATGAGTTCGGTATACCTTTATTGCCAGATAGGTGGAACAGGGAGCAGGCTCATCAGCGCGGCCACGCCGTTCACCCACCAAAGCCAGAAGAAACGATTATGCGACAATCTCGCATCGCCGCACAGCTTATGATTTCATTTCGTCCGGCATTATTGTATTTTTATTCACAATTAATGCATGAATATTGATACTATCCTAACCCAGAGGCTGTCAACAGTGAAGATGAATTTACCCCCTTTTATGGAGCTGTACCGGGCATTGATCGCCACCCCGTCCATCAGCGCCACCGAGCGCGCCCTGGATCAAAGCAATGAGACCTTAATCAATCTGTTGGCGGGATGGTTTGGCGATCTGGGTTTTCATGTCGACGTGCAGCCGGTGCCCGGCACGTTTAACAAATTCAACCTGCTGGCCCGTCTGGGAGAAGGCAGCGGCGGGCTGCTGCTGGCCGGCCATACCGACACGGTGCCGTTCGACGACGGCCGCTGGACCCGCGACCCGTTCACCCTGACCGAACACGACAATAAGCTCTACGGGCTCGGCACCGCCGACATGAAAGGCTTTTTTGCCTTTATTCTCGATGCGCTGCGCGATGTGGATGCCAGTAAGCTGACCAAACCGCTGTACATTCTGGCTACCGCCGATGAAGAAACGACAATGGCGGGCGCCAAGTATTTCTCCGAATCGACCGGAATTCGCCCGGACTGCGCCATTATCGGCGAGCCGACGTCACTGCAGCCGGTGCGCGCCCACAAAGGCCATATGTCGAATGTCGTTCGTATTCAGGGCCAGTCCGGCCATTCCAGCGATCCGTCGCGCGGCGTCAACGCCATCGAACTGATGCACGAAGCCATTTCCGAGCTGATGGTGCTGCGCAATACGCTGCAACAGCGCTATCACAACCCGGCGTTCCACATTCCTTACCCCACCATGAATTTCGGCCACATTCATGGCGGCGACGCCGCTAACCGCATCTGCGCCTGCTGCGACCTGCACATGGATATCCGCCCGCTGCCGGGCATGACGCTGAGCGATCTCAACGGCCTGTTGAGCGAAGCGCTGGCGCCGGTCAGCGAGCGCTGGCCGGGACGCCTGACCATCAGCGAACTGCACCCGCCGATTCCGGGCTACGAATGCCCGGCGGATCATCATCTGGCGCAGGTGGTGGAAAAACTGGTGGGGCAGCCGACCGATGTGGTGAATTACTGCACCGAAGCGCCGTTCATTCAGGAACTGTGCCCGACGCTGGTGCTCGGCCCCGGCTCGATCAATCAGGCGCATCAGCCGGATGAATTTATCGACATGTCGTTCATCAAACCGACGCGCACCTTGATTACTCAGTTGGTGCATCACTTCTGTCAGCATTGATCTCAGCGCGTTGCCCGGCAGTCACCGTCAGGCAACGCGTTTTTTATTGCCTTCCTTCTTTCGCCGCCCTTGCCTTCTCCGTCGCTCTAAGATAAGAGTCACTTATCTGCAAGCTTTTGTAATTAAATTTCACAAATTGCCTTTGCACCGGTTAAACGGGTACAACTGTAGGGATTAAGGGACGTTCATTGACGAACAATGGCGAACGTGGCTAGATAACAGACAGTAACCACACAATTTTTGTGTGTAATAAATTTACAAAATCAAGAGATGGGTCAGGGTAACTATGAATGAACAATATTCCGCCATGCGGAGCAATGTCAGCATGCTGGGTAAACTACTCGGCGACACCATCAAGGATGCGCTGGGCGCCAATATCCTTGAGCGTGTTGAAACAATCCGCAAGCTGTCCAAAGCCTCGCGGGCCGGCAGCGAAACACACCGTCAGGAACTGCTGACCACACTGCAGAACCTGTCCAACGATGAACTGCTGCCGGTCGCCCGCGCATTCAGCCAGTTCCTTAACCTGACCAACACCGCCGAGCAATACCACAGTATCTCTCCGCACGGCGAAGCGGCCAGTAACCCGGAAGCGCTGGCGACGGTGTTTCGCAGCCTGAAAAGCCGCGACAACCTGAGCGATAAAGACATCCGCGACGCGGTGGAGTCGCTCTCCATCGAGCTGGTGTTGACCGCGCACCCGACCGAAATCACCCGCCGTACGCTGATCCACAAACTGGTTGAAGTGAATACCTGCCTCAAGCAGCTCGATCACGACGATCTGGCCGATTATGAACGCCACCAGATCATGCGCCGCCTGCGCCAGCTGATCGCCCAATACTGGCATACCGATGAAATCCGCAAAATCCGCCCGACGCCGGTGGACGAAGCCAAGTGGGGCTTCGCGGTGGTGGAAAATAGCCTGTGGGAAGGGGTGCCGGCGTTTCTGCGCGAACTCGACGAGCAGATGGGTAAAGAGTTGGGCTACCGTCTGCCGGTAGATTCGGTGCCGGTACGCTTCACCTCCTGGATGGGCGGCGACCGCGACGGCAACCCGAACGTGACCTCTGAAGTCACTCGCCGCGTGCTGCTGCTAAGCCGCTGGAAAGCCGCGGACCTGTTCCTGCGCGACGTACAGGTGCTGGTTTCCGAACTGTCGATGACCACCTGTACGCCGGAGCTGCAACAGCTGGCAGGCGGCGACGAGGTGCAGGAACCCTACCGCGAACTGATGAAAGCGCTGCGCGCACAGTTGACCGCTACCCTGGATTATCTGGACGCGCGTCTGAAAGGCGGGCAACAAGTGCCGCCCAAAGATCTGCTGGTCACCAACGAGCAGTTATGGGAACCGCTGTACGCCTGTTACCAGTCGCTGCATGCCTGCGGCATGGGCATCATCGCCGACGGCCAGTTACTCGATACCCTGCGCCGGGTACGTTGCTTTGGCGTGCCGCTGGTGCGTATCGATGTGCGTCAGGAAAGCACCCGTCACACCGACGCGCTGGCGGAAATCACCCGCTATCTGGGGCTGGGAGACTACGAAAGCTGGTCGGAATCCGACAAGCAGGCGTTCCTGATCCGTGAACTCAACTCCAAGCGTCCGCTGTTGCCGCGTCAGTGGGAACCGAGCGCCGACACCCAGGAAGTGCTGGAAACCTGCCGGGTGATCGCCGAAACCCCGCGCGACTCCATCGCCGCCTACGTGATTTCGATGGCGCGCACCCCGTCCGACGTGCTGGCGGTGCATTTGCTGCTGAAAGAAGCCGGCTGTCCGTACGCGCTGCCGGTGGCGCCGCTGTTCGAAACGCTGGACGACCTGAATAACGCCGACAGCGTCATGATCCAGTTGCTCAACATCGACTGGTATCGCGGCTTCATTCAGGGCAAGCAGATGGTGATGATCGGCTATTCCGACTCCGCCAAAGACGCCGGGGTAATGGCGGCCTCCTGGGCGCAGTACCGCGCGCAAGACGCACTGATCAAGACCTGCGAGAAATACGGCATCGCGCTGACGCTGTTCCACGGTCGCGGCGGTTCGATTGGCCGCGGCGGCGCGCCGGCTCACGCCGCGCTGCTTTCCCAACCGCCGGGCAGCCTGAAAGGCGGCCTGCGCGTCACCGAACAGGGCGAGATGATCCGCTTTAAGTTCGGCCTGCCGGAAGTCACCATCAGCAGCCTGTCGCTCTACACGTCCGCCATTCTGGAAGCCAACCTGTTGCCGCCGCCGGAGCCGAAGCAGGAGTGGCATCACATCATGAACGAGCTGTCGCGCATTTCCTGCGACATGTACCGCGGCTACGTACGGGAAAACCCGGATTTCGTGCCCTACTTCCGCGCCGCCACGCCGGAACTGGAACTGGGCAAACTGCCGTTGGGGTCACGTCCGGCCAAGCGTCGGCCGAACGGCGGGGTGGAAAGCCTGCGCGCCATCCCGTGGATTTTCGCCTGGACCCAGAACCGCCTGATGCTGCCCGCCTGGTTGGGCGCCGGCGCCGCGCTGCAAAAAGTGATCGACGACGGTCACCAGAACCAGCTGGAAGCGATGTGCCGCGACTGGCCGTTCTTCTCCACCCGTATCGGTATGCTGGAAATGGTATTCGCCAAGGCCGACCTGTGGCTGGCGGAATACTACGATCAGCGGCTGGTGGAAGAGAAACTGTGGTCGCTCGGCAAACAGCTGCGTGAGCAACTGGAGAAAGACATCAAAGCGGTGCTGACCATCTCCAACGACGACCATCTGATGGCTGATTTGCCGTGGATCGCCGAATCCATCGCGCTGCGCAACGTCTACACCGACCCGCTCAACGTGCTGCAGGCGGAGCTGCTGCACCGTTCACGCCAGCAGGAAACACTGGACCCGCAGGTGGAACAGGCGCTGATGGTCACCATCGCCGGCGTCGCCGCCGGGATGCGCAATACCGGCTAATCGCCGGCACAACACGGAAACCGGGAGCCATCGCTCCCGGTTTTTACTGCAATCGTTCACCCCATCACGCCAGATACTTCGCCCGCAACCCTTCCCGCGCCGAGGCGTCCAGCCCGTAATCCTGCTCCAGCCAGTTATCCACCGAGCCGTGTCGCTCGCGGATGGTATGCAGCGCGGTCACCAGAAACTCTTCGCGGGCGGAAAGCACGAAATCAAAGCGTTTCAGCGCCTTTTCGCTCAGGCTCGACGCCAGGTCTTCCAGCAACTGGCGACGGAATGAAATCAGGGTGGATTCGGTGACCAGATAATCCTCCATCACCGTTTGCTCATCCGCGCCCAGCGCGAACAACACCAGCGCGGAACCAATGCCGGTACGATCCTTGCCCACCGCGCAATGCTGCACCAGCGCGCCATCGTCAGGCTGGCGCAGCAACGCCACCAGATGCTGGTAGGCCGGATTGCCGAACGGCAGGCGGCGGTACAGCTCCAGCATAAAGGCGCGGGAATCGAACGCTTCGAGCTTTTCCGAGCCCAGCGTTTCCAGGCTGGCGGTAACTTCATGCCGCAGCGGATTGGCGGAAACCTGATGATAACGGGCGCCGGACCACAATCGGTCGGGTCGCTGCGAGGCTTCATCCTGATCGCGATAGTCCACCACATGCGCCACCGGCACACTGGCGAGATGGTCGATGTCGCGTTCGCTCAGCATGTCCAGCGCGCCGGAGCGAAACAGCCTGCCACGGCGGACCTGGCGCCCGTCCGCCACGCGGATTCCCCCCAGATCACGGAAATTGACGCCACCTTCAAGCGGCAGCAACGAGGGATGCAGTAATGAGGTTAAAGTCATATTTTTCCCTGTAGTTATAATGTCGAGTAATCAACGCTGAGTCATGAATGCACTGAGTTATGAATGCCAAGCTATCAAGACTGGGCTATCGCTGCTGAGTGGTTACGGTTAACTCACCGTCGGATGATGGAAACCAGCTCGTATTATCAGACCTGACAATTAAATTAGCATGAAGGCGGGCATACAGATGAACCGCGCGTGGGGAAATTCCCACGGAAACTGAAAAAGCGGTACGAGGACGCGGCTGTCTCGTACCGCACGCGCCGGACATATCGCCTGGCGGTTGAATCACACTCAGGCGCTCAGCAGTTTGCGGGCCGCCGACAGCACCACGTTGACGGACGCGTGTTCCGCTTTCTGCATCGTGGCGGTATCGGGAATTTCCTGCTGGGTGCGGTTCACAATCACGCCCGCCACCATGCCGGCACGCAGCCCCTGGCTGGCGCACATGGTCAGCAGCGTGGCGGACTCCATTTCATAGTTCAGCACGCCCATGCTCTGCCATTCCGCCATTGACCCCTGAAAACGGCGCACCACGCGGCCGGTATAGGTGTCGTAACGCTCCTGACCCGGATAGAAGGTATCCGAAGAAGCCGTCACGCCGACATGCAGCGTCGTTCCCGCTTCACGCGCCGCTTCCGCCAGGGCGGAAGTACAGGCGAAATCCGCCACCGCCGGGAATTCCAGCGGCGCAAAGTGCAGGCTGGCGCCGTCCAGACGCACCGCCGCCGTAGTCACCAGCACATCGCCGACCGCGATATGCGGTTGAATGGCGCCGGTGGTGCCGACGCGCAGGAAAGTGCGCACACCCAGCTGCGCCAGTTCCTCTACCGCGATCGACGTCGACGGGCCACCGATACCGGTGGAACAGACAATCACCGGCTTGCCCGCCAGTTCCGCGCGCCAGGAGGTGAATTCCCGATGCGATGCCAGAAATACCGGGTTCTCCATCAACCGGGCGATTTTCTCCACCCGGGCCGGGTCGCCGGGCACAATCGCCAGCGTGGCCCCTTGTAAATCCTGCTTTGTTAAACCGAGATGAAATACATCGGACATAAGCGCCTCCAGGCAACGGTCAGGTACAGAACGATCTTAGCGCACGCACTGCGGCTGTTAAGTGAAGTGCGTCGCTGATTGGAAAGTAACAAACGTCTATTTACATTAATATTGTGATATTAATCACAATTCAGGTTGTAATCACCCGACATTGCGTAGCACAGGCGTGGCACCGATTGCCCTATCTGGTCGCCGGTATTCGCAATACACTACAAAGTTCCTACACTTGCTTAACGCGGGGGGCGGTATCATCCCGCTGACAGACTCCAGTCTTGATAAAGGAAAGGCAATGAAAACCGATGAGCTACTGACTCTCAGAGAGACCACACGGGCATTTTCGCCAGCCGTCATGCCGCTGGCTTCTTCCGCGATTAGTACTGACGCCACCGGGCTGGTTGCCGGCGAAACCACCATCCCTTCGCAGGGCGACAACCTGCCCGCTTATATCGCCAAACCGGAAAAAGCCGCCGGCCTGCTGCCGATTGTGTTGGTGGTGCAGGAAATCTTTGGCGTGCACGAACACATCCGCGATGTCTGTCGGCGACTGGCTAAACAAGGCTATCTGGCGATCGCGCCGGAGCTCTATTTCCGACAGGGAGATCCACAACAGTACGGCGACATTCCGACGCTGATGCGCGAACTGGTCAACACGGTGCCGGACAACCAGATACTATCCGACCTCGACCACACCGCGCACTGGGCGGTGCGTCAGGGCGGCGACGCCAGCCGGCTGGCGATCACCGGTTTCTGCTGGGGCGGCCGCATTAGTTGGTTGTACGCCGCGCACAATCCGCAGTTAAAAGCCGCGGTCGCCTGGTACGGCAAGCTGGTCGCCGAAAAAACGCTGACCTCGCCGCAGCATCCGGTGGATGTGGCGAAAGACCTGAGCGCGCCGGTGCTGGGCCTGTACGGCGGGCAGGATAAGAGCATTCCGCTGGAGCAGGTGGAAACCATGCGTCAGGCGTTACGGGCGGTCAATGCCGATGCGGAGATCGTGGTCTATCCGGAAGCGGATCACGCCTTCCATGCCGATTACCGCGCGACTTACCACGAAGCCTCCGCCAAAGACGGCTGGCAACGGATGCTGGAGTGGTTCGCCCGTTACGGCGTGGTGTAATCGGTTTTCGGATGAAAGCGGAATCCGGCATTCCGCTTTCATCCGCCCTAATGCGCGATGTGCGTTATCAATACGCAATGAGTACGAAACATACGCAACGCGCACTACGCACTACGCATACCACGGTTAACTTCCTCGCATTTTTTAACCCACGCAAAGGCGCATTTTAACGGGCGATATCGTTTTTCCACCCGCGCGCCGCAACCAGCGCATTTTTATGCTCCTCATTGGGGCAGCGACATTGAGACAGCGACGATTCGCTGCTTCCGTTCGCATCATCCCCAGCATGTCGCGTCACACCGACGCACCATGACTCACAAACACATGAGGAATCCCTATGCCCAATGTATTTGCCCAGTACACAGAGAAACAGCCGACAGGCAGTGAATCCTGCGGCGCCTTTTCATTGGCGGCATTAATTAATGCGAAGAATACCGGCCCGCTCAATAGCCCGGCAGGAAGCGATATTTACAACGAAGTCATTCAGGCACAGGCCCATCTCCCAACGGCCTATCCCGCATTGTTCAAGGGAACCGACCCGCGTTCTCTGCCGTCAACCCTTGTAGCGCTGGGGATTGCCAGAGGATTTGCCAACGCCCAGGTTACACATACGTCGGCTATTCCGGCAGCGCTGGCGCCGCTGATCCCGTCAGAAATCACGCGTATCGGTACGACAGCCAGCGTACAGGAGAAGAAAACGGATAAATTGCAGGATCTGCTGGGAAGCAACGGCTATTACCTTGTTCTGGTCGACAGCGGCAACCACTGGATCGCCATCGTGCGTGATACCACCGGCCTGTATGCCTATGACCCGGCCAGCGGCAACAGCGGTGCGGCGACGGTCACAGGTGACGGCATCACCGGCGCGGTAAACCATACGTTTTCCGGCGTGCTGATCCACTTTGCCGGTTAGGCCAAGCCTCTTTCGCGCTGATGCGGCATATCCTTCGGTAGTTTTCCGCCGATGCCGAAATGCACTAACCATCACCACCGCCTTGGGAAGTGGTTTAGGGCTGGCAGTAAAAAGGGAGACGCTATCGTCTCCCTTAGTCATTTCTGGCGGTGATACGGAATGCCCCTGTCCTGTTGTCACATCCTGTGGTTCATGCGCGTCCTGCCATCCTTCGCGCCATTCCCCATCACCGTTTTCAGTTAACTTACGCGGCGGTTTCGCGCAGACGCTTCGCCGCTTCCACCATATTCGCCAGCGACTGACGGGTTTCCGGCCAGCCGCGGGTTTTCAGGCCGCAGTCCGGGTTCACCCACAGGCGCTCGGACGGAATACGCTGAGCCGCTTTGCGCAGCAGCGCTTCAATCCACTCTACGCTCGGCACGTTCGGCGAGTGAATGTCGTACACGCCTGGGCCGATTTCATTCGGGTACTCGAACTCTTCGAACGATTCCAGCAGTTCCATGTCGGAACGCGAGGTTTCGATGGTGATCACGTCCGCATCCAGCGCCGCGATGGAATCCATGATGTCGTTGAATTCGCAGTAGCACATGTGGGTGTGGATCTGGGTGTCGTCTTTCGCTACCGCCGCATTCAGGCGGAACGCGTCAACAGCCCACTCCAGATACGCCGCCCAGTCGGAGCGATGCAGCGGCAGACCTTCACGCAGCGCCGGTTCGTCAATCTGGATGATGCCGATGCCGGCCTGTTCCAGATCCGCCACTTCGTCGCGCAGCGCCAGCGCAATCTGTTTGGCGATGGTTTCACGGCTGACGTCTTCACGCGGGAAGGACCAGCACAGAATGGTGACCGGACCGGTCAGCATGCCTTTTACCGGCTTGTCGGTCAGCGACTGGGCATACTTCGCCCACTCGACCGTGATCGGCTCCGGACGGCTGATGTCGCCAATCACCACCGGCGGTTTCACGCAGCGGGAACCGTAGCTCTGCACCCAGCCGTTCTGGGTGAACACAAAGCCGTCCAGATGCTCGCCGAAATACTCCACCATGTCGTTACGTTCGGCTTCACCGTGCACCAGTACGTCCAGTTCCAGACGTTCCTGTTCCACAATCGCCTGTTTGATGTGCTCGGCGATGCCGATACGGTAGTTCTGACCATCCAGACGACCCTGTTTGAAGTCCAGACGCAGGCTGCGGATTTCGGTGGTCTGCGGAAATGAACCGATGGTAGTGGTCGGCCAGGCCGGCAGGTTGAAACGCGCACGCTGTGCGTCGGCGCGTACCGGGTACGGGTTCTGACGCAGGCTGTCTTGCGCGGTGATCGCCGCCAGACGCTTCGCCACATTCGGGTTGTTAACGCGGGTGGAAGTCCGGCGGGCGCGGATCGGCGCGCTGTACGCCACCAGCTCATCGCCGTTGCCGCTGTTGAGCGCGCGGGTCAGCAGCGCCAGTTCCTGACACTTCTGAATCGCAAACGCGAACCAGCTTTTCACTTCCTCATCCAGACGGGTTTCGACGCTGAGATCGATTGGACTGTGCAACAGGGAGCAGGAGCTGCCCAGCCACAGAGCACGTTTGCCCAGCAACGGTTGCAGGCGCTCGAACCAGCTCGCCAGATCGGCGCGCCATACGTTACGGCCGTTGATCACGCCCAACGACAGCACCCAGTCAGCCGGCAGCTGCACGTTCAGCGCCGCGGCGTCGTCTTTGCCGTGCACCAGATCGACATGCAGACCCTGTACCGGCAGCGCTTTGATAACGTCCAGATTCTGGCCGATGCTGTCGAAATAGGTGGTCAGCAGCAGTTTCACCTGCCCTTGCAGCGCGTCGTAAGCCGGTTTGAAGGCGGCTTTCCATTCGGCGTCCAGCTCCAGCGCCAGCAGCGGCTCGTCAATCTGCACCCACGCGATGCCGCGCTTAGCCAGTTCGGCCAGCACCTGCTGGTACACCGGCAGCACCGCGTTCAGCAGATCCAGACGGTTGAAGGCTTCGCCTTTGACTTTGCCCAGCCACAGGTAGGTCACCGGGCCCAACAGCACCGGTTTCACCTTGTGGCCCAGCGCCAGCGCTTCGTCCACTTCATCCAGCAGTTGGGTCCAGGTCAGCTTGAACTGCTGGCCTTTGGTGAATTCCGGCACCATGTAGTGATAGTTGGTGTTGAACCATTTGGTCATTTCAGCGGCGGCAGCCGGCTCACCGGTCGGTGCGCGGCCACGGCCGATACGGAACAGGGTATCCAGATCGACGGAACCATCCGCGTTCTGGTGACGGGCAGGTACGTTCCCCAGCAGCAGGCTGGTGGTCAGCACATGGTCGTACCAGGCAAAATCGCCCACCGGCAGCAGTTCCACGCCGGCGTCTTTCTGCTGTTGCCAGTGGCGGGCGCGCAGCTCACGACCCACGGTCAGCAGCGCTTCCTGCGTGCTGTTCCCTGCCCAATAGCTTTCCTGTGCTTTTTTCAGTTCACGACGCAGACCGACGCGCGGAAAACCGAGAGTGTGATTTAAAATTGCCATGCTTGAATTCCCATTTAGCCGTCCAGATGTTTACACATCCATAATCCGCAGGTAGTGTAGTAAGTACAAGCGCAATTTATTCACTGTCACTGTGAAGGACTCTCATGATCGAACTTAAACACTTACGGACGCTGCAGGCGCTGCGCAACACAGGATCGTTAGCCGCCGCCGCCGCACAGCTCCATCAGACGCAATCCGCCCTGTCGCATCAGTTCAGCGATCTGGAACAACGGCTGGGATTCCGCTTGTTCGTCCGTAAGAGCCAGCCGCTACGCTTTACGCCGCAGGGGGAAATTCTGCTGCAACTGGCCGAGCAGATCCTGCCGCAGATTCAGCAGGCGCTGCAGGCGTGCAACGAGCCGCATCAAACAACGCTACGGCTGGCGATCGAGTGTCACAGTTGTATTCAGTGGCTGACGCCGGCGCTGGAGAACTTCCACCAAAGCTGGCCGCAGGTGGTGATGGATTTCAAATCCGGCGTCACTTTCGACCCGCAACCTGCGCTGCAACAAGGCGAGCTGGACCTGGTGATGACCTCCGACATTCTGCCGCGCAGCGGCCTGCACTACTCGCCGATGTTCGACTTTGAGGTACGTTTGGTGTTGTCGCCGGATCATCCGCTGGCCGCCAAAGCCGTAATTACGCCTGACGATCTGGCGCAGGAAACATTGATGATCTACCCGGTGCAACGTCAACGGCTGGATGTGTGGCGCCACTTTCTGCAACCGGCTGGCGTCAGCCCGTCGCTAAAAAGCGTAGACAATACCCTGCTGTTGATCCAGATGGTGGCGGCGCGCATGGGCATCGCCGCGCTGCCGCACTGGGTGGTGGAGAGTTTTGAACGTCAGGGTCTGGTGGTGACGAAAACCCTGGGAGACGGCTTGTGGAGCCGGCTGTACGCCGCCGTACGCGATGGCGAGCAGCGCCAGCCGGTTATCGAAGCGTTTATTCGTTCCGCGCGCCAGCATGCCTGTGAGCATCTGCCGTTTGTGCGGGATGCTTCACGACCCAACGTTGGTGTACCCACAAGGCCGCCGCAATAATCGCCGAACCGATGAGAAAGCTGGTCCAGTTCGGCGTTTTCTGCCAGAACGCGAAGTTGACCAGCAACCCGGCCGGGACGTGAAAGTTGTTCATGATACTCAACGTGCCGGAATCCACCTGGGTGGCGCCATAGTTCCACATGAAATAGCCCAGGCCCGACACCACCACGCCAAGAAACACCAGAACCCCCCACTGCACCGGTGCGGTGGGCAGTTTGGTCAGATTGCCGACCAGCGCCCAAGCCACCAGCGTCACCAGCGCGGCGCCGAGGTAGAACCAGGAAAAGGCGCTGTGCTGCGGCATCGGATACACTTCCATCAGCCGTTTATATCCCACTTGCCCCACGGCAAAACAGACATTGGCCGCCTGCACCAGCAGCAGCCCCCACCAGAAATGATCGCTCACGCCGTGATAGTGGATCACCGCGGCGCCCAGAACAGCCAGCAAGGCGCTGAATGCATAACCCCAGCGCAGGCGATGCCCGCTGAGCAGGTCGTAAATCAGCGTGACGTACAGCGGCGTCATCACCGAAAACAGCAGGATCGTCGGTACATTGAGGTAAAGGTAACTACGGAACAGGAACAGGTACATGACGCCGAGCTGGAAAACGCCTACCAGCAAATACAACCCCAGCACTTTGGGGGAATAGCCGCGCCAGCGCAGGAAAGGCAGAAACACCAGCGCCGCCAGCACCAGCCGGAACATGGCTGAGAACCAGCTATCGACCTGGCCGGCCAGGTATTCGCCAATCAGGCTGAAGGAAAACGACCACAAAATCGTGGTGATGATCAATAACGGCACGGCATGACTCGCTCTATAACGTGTAACAGGATAAGCATTGTAGTCGAGTTACGTGGTCGCATTTCTTTCAACTTGGTTTACATCAGAACAAAATATCACCAATCGATTGATCAGAACTGCCAGCGCAGCCAG
The DNA window shown above is from Dickeya dadantii NCPPB 898 and carries:
- a CDS encoding tyrosine-protein phosphatase, whose translation is MTLTSLLHPSLLPLEGGVNFRDLGGIRVADGRQVRRGRLFRSGALDMLSERDIDHLASVPVAHVVDYRDQDEASQRPDRLWSGARYHQVSANPLRHEVTASLETLGSEKLEAFDSRAFMLELYRRLPFGNPAYQHLVALLRQPDDGALVQHCAVGKDRTGIGSALVLFALGADEQTVMEDYLVTESTLISFRRQLLEDLASSLSEKALKRFDFVLSAREEFLVTALHTIRERHGSVDNWLEQDYGLDASAREGLRAKYLA
- the metE gene encoding 5-methyltetrahydropteroyltriglutamate--homocysteine S-methyltransferase, with protein sequence MAILNHTLGFPRVGLRRELKKAQESYWAGNSTQEALLTVGRELRARHWQQQKDAGVELLPVGDFAWYDHVLTTSLLLGNVPARHQNADGSVDLDTLFRIGRGRAPTGEPAAAAEMTKWFNTNYHYMVPEFTKGQQFKLTWTQLLDEVDEALALGHKVKPVLLGPVTYLWLGKVKGEAFNRLDLLNAVLPVYQQVLAELAKRGIAWVQIDEPLLALELDAEWKAAFKPAYDALQGQVKLLLTTYFDSIGQNLDVIKALPVQGLHVDLVHGKDDAAALNVQLPADWVLSLGVINGRNVWRADLASWFERLQPLLGKRALWLGSSCSLLHSPIDLSVETRLDEEVKSWFAFAIQKCQELALLTRALNSGNGDELVAYSAPIRARRTSTRVNNPNVAKRLAAITAQDSLRQNPYPVRADAQRARFNLPAWPTTTIGSFPQTTEIRSLRLDFKQGRLDGQNYRIGIAEHIKQAIVEQERLELDVLVHGEAERNDMVEYFGEHLDGFVFTQNGWVQSYGSRCVKPPVVIGDISRPEPITVEWAKYAQSLTDKPVKGMLTGPVTILCWSFPREDVSRETIAKQIALALRDEVADLEQAGIGIIQIDEPALREGLPLHRSDWAAYLEWAVDAFRLNAAVAKDDTQIHTHMCYCEFNDIMDSIAALDADVITIETSRSDMELLESFEEFEYPNEIGPGVYDIHSPNVPSVEWIEALLRKAAQRIPSERLWVNPDCGLKTRGWPETRQSLANMVEAAKRLRETAA
- a CDS encoding dienelactone hydrolase family protein; this encodes MKTDELLTLRETTRAFSPAVMPLASSAISTDATGLVAGETTIPSQGDNLPAYIAKPEKAAGLLPIVLVVQEIFGVHEHIRDVCRRLAKQGYLAIAPELYFRQGDPQQYGDIPTLMRELVNTVPDNQILSDLDHTAHWAVRQGGDASRLAITGFCWGGRISWLYAAHNPQLKAAVAWYGKLVAEKTLTSPQHPVDVAKDLSAPVLGLYGGQDKSIPLEQVETMRQALRAVNADAEIVVYPEADHAFHADYRATYHEASAKDGWQRMLEWFARYGVV
- the udp gene encoding uridine phosphorylase — protein: MSDVFHLGLTKQDLQGATLAIVPGDPARVEKIARLMENPVFLASHREFTSWRAELAGKPVIVCSTGIGGPSTSIAVEELAQLGVRTFLRVGTTGAIQPHIAVGDVLVTTAAVRLDGASLHFAPLEFPAVADFACTSALAEAAREAGTTLHVGVTASSDTFYPGQERYDTYTGRVVRRFQGSMAEWQSMGVLNYEMESATLLTMCASQGLRAGMVAGVIVNRTQQEIPDTATMQKAEHASVNVVLSAARKLLSA
- the argE gene encoding acetylornithine deacetylase, with amino-acid sequence MKMNLPPFMELYRALIATPSISATERALDQSNETLINLLAGWFGDLGFHVDVQPVPGTFNKFNLLARLGEGSGGLLLAGHTDTVPFDDGRWTRDPFTLTEHDNKLYGLGTADMKGFFAFILDALRDVDASKLTKPLYILATADEETTMAGAKYFSESTGIRPDCAIIGEPTSLQPVRAHKGHMSNVVRIQGQSGHSSDPSRGVNAIELMHEAISELMVLRNTLQQRYHNPAFHIPYPTMNFGHIHGGDAANRICACCDLHMDIRPLPGMTLSDLNGLLSEALAPVSERWPGRLTISELHPPIPGYECPADHHLAQVVEKLVGQPTDVVNYCTEAPFIQELCPTLVLGPGSINQAHQPDEFIDMSFIKPTRTLITQLVHHFCQH
- the ppc gene encoding phosphoenolpyruvate carboxylase gives rise to the protein MNEQYSAMRSNVSMLGKLLGDTIKDALGANILERVETIRKLSKASRAGSETHRQELLTTLQNLSNDELLPVARAFSQFLNLTNTAEQYHSISPHGEAASNPEALATVFRSLKSRDNLSDKDIRDAVESLSIELVLTAHPTEITRRTLIHKLVEVNTCLKQLDHDDLADYERHQIMRRLRQLIAQYWHTDEIRKIRPTPVDEAKWGFAVVENSLWEGVPAFLRELDEQMGKELGYRLPVDSVPVRFTSWMGGDRDGNPNVTSEVTRRVLLLSRWKAADLFLRDVQVLVSELSMTTCTPELQQLAGGDEVQEPYRELMKALRAQLTATLDYLDARLKGGQQVPPKDLLVTNEQLWEPLYACYQSLHACGMGIIADGQLLDTLRRVRCFGVPLVRIDVRQESTRHTDALAEITRYLGLGDYESWSESDKQAFLIRELNSKRPLLPRQWEPSADTQEVLETCRVIAETPRDSIAAYVISMARTPSDVLAVHLLLKEAGCPYALPVAPLFETLDDLNNADSVMIQLLNIDWYRGFIQGKQMVMIGYSDSAKDAGVMAASWAQYRAQDALIKTCEKYGIALTLFHGRGGSIGRGGAPAHAALLSQPPGSLKGGLRVTEQGEMIRFKFGLPEVTISSLSLYTSAILEANLLPPPEPKQEWHHIMNELSRISCDMYRGYVRENPDFVPYFRAATPELELGKLPLGSRPAKRRPNGGVESLRAIPWIFAWTQNRLMLPAWLGAGAALQKVIDDGHQNQLEAMCRDWPFFSTRIGMLEMVFAKADLWLAEYYDQRLVEEKLWSLGKQLREQLEKDIKAVLTISNDDHLMADLPWIAESIALRNVYTDPLNVLQAELLHRSRQQETLDPQVEQALMVTIAGVAAGMRNTG